The window TCACCGACCTGAAGATGCTGATCTGGGAGGGCTTCGAGCACGCCGTCGCCAACGGGGCGCCCGTGTCGCGCTGTGGGGTGTTGGTCGACGAGGAGTTCGGGGCCGATGTGGCCCGCGCCGCCCGATCCGCCGGGGTGGCGCTGGCGATGCCGGTCGAGCGCTCCGGCCAGGACGACTTCGAGTTCGAGTACGGGGACTGCTTCGCCGCCCACGTCGAGGACTTCGACCCCGACTTCGTCAAGGTGCTCGTGCGCTACAACCCCGAAGGGGAGCGGTCCCTCAACGCAGCCCAGGACGCCCGCCTCGCCGCCCTGTCGCTGTGGCTCCGGGCCCAGGGACGCCGACTGCTCTTCGAGCTGCTGGTC of the Acidimicrobiales bacterium genome contains:
- a CDS encoding DUF2090 domain-containing protein, whose product is MNIDAAHPLYLLPFDHRASFKTRLLGIAGTPDAAQRRQVTDLKMLIWEGFEHAVANGAPVSRCGVLVDEEFGADVARAARSAGVALAMPVERSGQDDFEFEYGDCFAAHVEDFDPDFVKVLVRYNPEGERSLNAAQDARLAALSLWLRAQGRRLLFELLVPPTAAQTAATGGDPAAYERDALPGLIVGAMAALQAAGVEP